A genome region from Qingrenia yutianensis includes the following:
- the secF gene encoding protein translocase subunit SecF, which translates to MFNIVEKKKIFMSGSALVIVAGLIAFFAMGFNADVDFTGGYTMSVKVVTEGDADLTADAADTKDDTSKDENKTDADADTKADDTNKDANTDANKDTSADTDKTADTTAKADGTTTDTAKSADTTDDAEDNGLIKTQLVKSEKTAPLKTYEFSEDDVRKTVDAVAKVKASSVVKSEDGFVIKTNELDAKQASDVKQALADKYGVIKVISEDKVSATVGSELLGSSLQALLIAAVLMLIYISFRFELLSGLSAVLALVHDVLIMLSMYAIFRLPVNTSFIAAMLTIIGYSINATIVIFDRIRENTKYLKKETFSNIVNTSIWQSMGRSINTTVTTLLTIVMVYILGVTSVREFALPIIIGLLCGTYSSIFLAGSFWCLFRGKKADAKVK; encoded by the coding sequence ATGTTTAATATTGTAGAAAAGAAAAAAATATTTATGTCTGGTTCCGCACTCGTAATTGTTGCCGGTCTTATTGCATTCTTTGCAATGGGCTTTAATGCCGACGTTGATTTTACAGGCGGATACACAATGAGCGTCAAGGTTGTTACCGAGGGCGACGCTGACCTTACGGCGGACGCTGCGGATACAAAAGACGACACATCTAAAGACGAAAACAAAACGGACGCTGATGCTGACACAAAAGCGGATGACACGAACAAAGACGCTAATACAGATGCAAACAAAGATACGTCTGCCGACACTGACAAAACAGCGGATACAACCGCAAAAGCAGACGGCACAACGACTGACACAGCTAAATCGGCTGACACAACCGATGATGCAGAAGACAACGGTCTTATTAAAACACAGCTTGTAAAAAGCGAAAAAACCGCTCCTTTGAAAACCTATGAATTTTCCGAGGATGACGTAAGAAAAACCGTTGACGCGGTTGCAAAAGTTAAAGCTTCGAGCGTTGTAAAAAGCGAGGACGGATTTGTTATAAAAACAAACGAGCTTGACGCAAAACAGGCGTCGGACGTTAAACAGGCGCTCGCTGACAAATACGGCGTAATCAAAGTTATTTCGGAGGACAAAGTAAGCGCGACGGTCGGCAGTGAGCTTCTCGGAAGTTCGCTCCAGGCACTCTTAATCGCGGCAGTTTTAATGCTCATCTACATTTCATTCAGATTTGAGCTTTTGTCGGGACTTTCGGCAGTGCTTGCGCTTGTTCACGACGTACTTATTATGCTTTCGATGTATGCAATTTTCAGACTTCCCGTAAACACTTCATTTATCGCGGCAATGCTCACAATTATCGGTTACTCAATCAACGCGACAATCGTTATTTTTGACAGAATTAGGGAAAACACGAAATATCTTAAGAAAGAAACTTTCTCAAATATCGTAAACACAAGTATCTGGCAGTCGATGGGCAGATCCATCAACACCACCGTTACAACCCTTTTAACAATCGTTATGGTTTACATTTTGGGTGTAACCTCGGTTAGAGAATTTGCTCTCCCGATTATCATCGGTCTTTTGTGCGGTACTTATTCGTCAATCTTCCTCGCAGGCTCGTTCTGGTGCTTGTTCAGAGGCAAAAAGGCTGACGCAAAAGTTAAATAA
- a CDS encoding GntR family transcriptional regulator: MLGISLNNSAPIYEQLINKIENLVLAGLLEPNESLPSVRELATSLAVNPNTVQKAYTYLEQIGVTYSVSGKGRFVTGDVEVLRQRKVTDAYFELQKTVEKLKDLGEDEKNVSEKVNSFYKEDKK; encoded by the coding sequence ATGCTGGGTATAAGCTTAAACAATTCGGCGCCGATTTACGAACAGCTTATTAACAAAATCGAAAATCTGGTGCTGGCAGGACTGCTCGAACCCAACGAGAGCCTTCCGTCGGTGCGCGAGCTTGCAACGAGCCTTGCGGTAAATCCGAACACCGTTCAGAAAGCGTATACATATCTCGAGCAGATAGGCGTGACGTATTCCGTGAGCGGAAAGGGAAGATTTGTGACGGGCGACGTTGAGGTTTTAAGGCAGAGAAAGGTCACCGACGCGTATTTTGAACTGCAAAAAACGGTGGAAAAATTAAAGGATCTCGGCGAGGACGAAAAAAACGTGTCGGAAAAAGTTAACTCTTTTTATAAGGAGGACAAAAAATGA
- a CDS encoding FAD-dependent oxidoreductase has translation MEYISENLKTPIAKKCDVLVAGGGIAGISAALAAARSGAKTILLEKQFMLGGLGTCGLVTIYLPLCDGLGNQVSFGIAEELLLMSIKHGADAKYPKPWLENGTKEEKAKRRFEVQYNPYLFAILAEKLLLKEGVEIMYGTSACSAVCDGGKIKNIVIENKSGRSAVEVKSVVDCTGDADVAYLAGAECAKYSYKNILAAWYYYTDKNGGFHLKMRGVADEADNPVEKLVDKTFEAVENDELCEMTYLSHGSIYSDFVKHWEKDKSYALTSLATIPQVRMTRRIAAEYDLDLADDHKKFDDSVGMFSSWRKAGPVFEIPFRSLYNGKVKNLAVAGRCFGVKDNLWDLSRVIPVCAVSGEAAGCAAAMSDDFASLDVSKLQEKLTQNGVKLHLDD, from the coding sequence ATGGAATATATCAGCGAAAATCTTAAAACTCCGATTGCGAAAAAGTGTGATGTTTTGGTTGCCGGAGGCGGAATTGCAGGCATAAGCGCAGCGCTTGCGGCGGCTCGTTCGGGCGCAAAAACCATACTTTTGGAAAAGCAGTTTATGCTCGGAGGACTCGGCACCTGCGGACTTGTTACAATTTATCTTCCGCTTTGCGACGGACTCGGAAATCAGGTGAGTTTCGGCATTGCCGAGGAGCTTTTGCTGATGTCGATAAAGCACGGCGCGGACGCAAAATATCCCAAACCGTGGCTGGAGAACGGCACAAAAGAGGAAAAGGCGAAAAGACGCTTTGAGGTGCAGTATAATCCGTATCTTTTTGCAATTCTGGCAGAAAAACTTCTTTTAAAAGAGGGCGTCGAAATTATGTACGGCACGTCGGCGTGCAGTGCGGTGTGTGACGGCGGAAAAATTAAAAATATCGTGATTGAAAATAAATCGGGCAGAAGTGCGGTTGAAGTAAAAAGCGTTGTCGACTGCACGGGCGACGCGGACGTTGCATATCTTGCCGGCGCGGAGTGTGCAAAATACAGTTATAAAAATATCCTTGCGGCGTGGTATTATTATACCGATAAAAACGGCGGTTTTCACCTTAAAATGCGCGGTGTGGCGGACGAAGCGGATAATCCCGTCGAAAAACTTGTGGATAAAACGTTTGAGGCGGTGGAAAACGACGAGCTTTGCGAAATGACATACCTTTCGCACGGTTCGATTTATTCGGATTTCGTAAAACATTGGGAGAAAGATAAGTCGTATGCGTTAACGTCGCTCGCGACAATTCCGCAGGTGAGAATGACGCGCAGAATTGCTGCGGAATATGACCTCGACCTTGCGGACGACCACAAAAAGTTTGACGACAGCGTGGGAATGTTTTCAAGCTGGCGCAAGGCAGGGCCTGTTTTTGAAATTCCGTTCCGTTCGCTCTATAACGGCAAAGTGAAAAACCTCGCCGTTGCCGGCAGATGTTTCGGCGTTAAAGATAATCTGTGGGATTTGTCGCGTGTTATTCCCGTCTGCGCGGTGAGCGGTGAGGCGGCAGGGTGTGCCGCGGCAATGTCGGACGATTTTGCGTCGCTCGACGTTTCAAAATTGCAGGAAAAATTAACGCAGAACGGTGTGAAATTGCACCTCGATGATTAG
- a CDS encoding ABC transporter ATP-binding protein: MIAIENLTKTFDGNIILDHITSNIKKGSIYGLIGTNGAGKSTLLNLISGIYFPDGGKVFIADEDLSENVALKDKISYISDEPFFFNSYTMTDMAKYYEKAYPSFSMEKFIEISSYFPLDVNKKLNTFSKGMKRQAAIVTALSRNPEILLCDESFDGLDPVIRQLVKRIIIKEVTERGMTVIVSSHNLGELENFCDVIGILHENKIIIEKNLDDIKENIHKIQVAFKPMIDVSCLNGIDIVKSTVRKSIMEIVARGRLDDVLRKIEEKNPILIDVIDISLEDIFIYEMEVTGYDASKILI, translated from the coding sequence ATGATAGCAATAGAAAATCTAACAAAAACGTTTGACGGAAATATTATTCTCGATCATATAACGTCAAACATCAAAAAGGGCAGTATTTACGGACTTATCGGCACAAACGGCGCAGGAAAATCCACGCTTTTGAACCTTATTTCGGGCATATATTTTCCCGACGGCGGAAAGGTTTTCATAGCCGACGAAGATTTATCGGAAAACGTTGCGTTAAAAGACAAAATTTCCTACATAAGCGACGAGCCGTTTTTCTTTAATTCGTACACAATGACCGATATGGCAAAATACTACGAAAAGGCTTATCCGTCGTTTTCAATGGAAAAATTCATTGAGATTTCGTCGTATTTTCCGCTGGACGTAAACAAAAAGCTCAACACATTTTCAAAGGGTATGAAACGTCAGGCGGCGATTGTTACGGCGCTTTCGAGAAATCCCGAAATTCTTTTGTGCGACGAAAGTTTTGACGGACTTGACCCCGTGATAAGACAGCTTGTGAAAAGGATTATTATAAAGGAAGTTACCGAGCGCGGAATGACGGTTATAGTGTCGTCGCACAACCTCGGCGAGCTTGAAAATTTCTGCGATGTTATCGGCATACTCCACGAAAACAAGATTATTATCGAAAAAAATCTTGATGACATAAAAGAAAACATACACAAAATCCAGGTTGCGTTCAAACCTATGATTGACGTGTCGTGCTTAAATGGCATAGACATTGTGAAATCGACGGTGAGAAAAAGCATTATGGAAATCGTGGCACGCGGACGTCTTGACGATGTTTTGAGAAAAATAGAGGAGAAAAATCCTATTCTCATCGACGTTATAGACATCTCGCTTGAAGATATTTTCATTTACGAAATGGAGGTTACAGGCTATGATGCATCAAAAATCCTTATTTAA
- the secD gene encoding protein translocase subunit SecD has protein sequence MKSKSIVKFAIVILIIATLGYIAAYGLTIGDYHIASVTDEENGIKKGMDLAGGATILFEADTDNVADGDMAAVVEVLRTRLDSAGQFEATVAQQGKKRVRVEIPAVMDTQEAIDLLGTTAKLEFRDKDGNVVLKGEQVKKAQSVYDTLDSSGKKGYQVRLELTSEGRKAFAEATERVAGYSSDNTNYIAIYLDDTVVSSPRVQEKIDSETCVINGDFTAEDSKTLASQIQSGKLPFSIKVVESRTIGASLGEDALARSVKAGAIGFVLVVLYMIIMYRLCGFISGISLAGYITLVLMILSWLKINLTLPGIAGIILTIGTAVDANVIIFERVKEELRLGKTLRASVDAGFKRAFTAILDANVTTLIAAVVLYFFGTGSIKGFAVTLFIGTPVSMFTAIVVTRFLLQQLIGFNIKNSKLYSA, from the coding sequence ATGAAATCAAAAAGCATAGTAAAGTTCGCTATCGTTATTTTGATAATCGCAACGCTCGGCTACATTGCGGCGTACGGTCTTACAATCGGCGACTATCACATAGCAAGCGTAACAGATGAAGAAAACGGTATTAAAAAAGGTATGGATTTGGCAGGCGGCGCAACAATTTTGTTTGAAGCCGATACCGATAATGTGGCTGACGGCGATATGGCGGCAGTCGTTGAGGTTTTGAGAACCCGTCTTGACTCGGCAGGTCAGTTTGAAGCGACCGTTGCTCAGCAGGGCAAAAAAAGAGTCAGAGTTGAAATACCGGCAGTTATGGACACACAGGAAGCTATCGACCTTTTGGGTACAACCGCAAAACTCGAGTTCCGCGACAAGGACGGAAACGTTGTTTTGAAAGGCGAGCAGGTTAAAAAGGCTCAGTCGGTTTACGATACACTCGATTCGTCGGGCAAAAAAGGCTATCAGGTAAGACTTGAGCTTACAAGCGAGGGCAGAAAAGCTTTTGCCGAGGCTACCGAAAGAGTTGCCGGCTACAGCTCGGACAACACAAACTATATCGCAATTTATCTTGACGATACAGTTGTTTCAAGCCCCAGAGTTCAGGAGAAAATCGACAGCGAAACCTGTGTAATCAACGGCGATTTCACCGCTGAGGACTCCAAAACTCTCGCAAGCCAAATTCAGTCGGGTAAACTTCCGTTCTCGATTAAGGTTGTTGAAAGCAGAACAATCGGCGCATCGCTCGGCGAGGACGCTTTGGCACGCAGTGTAAAAGCAGGCGCAATCGGCTTTGTTTTGGTTGTTTTGTATATGATTATAATGTACAGACTTTGCGGATTTATCTCGGGCATTTCGCTCGCGGGCTACATCACGCTTGTTCTTATGATTTTAAGCTGGCTCAAAATCAACCTCACACTCCCCGGTATCGCAGGTATTATCCTCACAATCGGTACTGCGGTGGACGCGAACGTTATTATTTTCGAGCGTGTTAAAGAGGAGCTCCGTCTCGGAAAAACACTGCGCGCCTCGGTTGACGCAGGCTTTAAAAGAGCGTTTACGGCTATTTTGGACGCAAACGTTACAACTCTTATCGCGGCTGTTGTTTTGTACTTCTTCGGTACGGGCAGCATAAAAGGCTTTGCGGTTACACTCTTTATCGGTACACCGGTAAGTATGTTCACCGCTATCGTTGTAACCAGATTTTTGCTGCAGCAGCTTATCGGCTTTAACATTAAAAATTCAAAACTTTACAGTGCGTGA